A stretch of the Deltaproteobacteria bacterium genome encodes the following:
- a CDS encoding glucan biosynthesis protein, with the protein MVHKIPSITPGRILAIILLLFCVNTGIQAEAGSAKKEAAAKKQPPPPPAFTFLTVIEKAKALAAAPYRAPQGMVPPVLLNATYDQWRDIRFQTDKSLWRAEKLPFEVQFFHPGLYYDRTVAINIVDEGKVSRYPVTKSLFNYGKNTFAHDIPDDVGAAGFRFHAPIKTKDYYDEFLVFLGASYLRAVARDHHYGLSARAIAVDTATSTGEEFPWFREFWLVKPRPKDTTISLYALLDSPSLTGAYSFKATPGVETVIDVQSVLFLRKNVQKLGIAPLTSMFLFGENSNRKPREDYRPEVHDSDGLLVHFESGEWLWRPLQNPRTLQVNTFNAPNIRGFGLLQRDTKFPDYEDLEARYENRPSVWIEPKGNWGPGKLELVQIPSTEEIHDNIVSFWVPDQQPPPGEPVRYDYTMHWFTPSIKTSPPGYVTATRIARGKDDKSWIFVLDWDGEAIRKLKEDSQLEGVVTVTSEWARLVQVQTYRNTVTGGWRLSFEIAIDPETAIGKVLPDRRPPVELRAFLKGPDLFTETWSYAFKP; encoded by the coding sequence ATGGTCCACAAAATCCCATCCATCACCCCTGGCCGTATCCTCGCCATTATCCTTCTTCTTTTCTGCGTAAACACCGGGATCCAGGCCGAGGCCGGATCCGCCAAGAAAGAGGCCGCTGCCAAAAAGCAGCCACCACCTCCTCCTGCGTTTACCTTCCTCACCGTGATCGAAAAGGCGAAGGCCCTTGCTGCCGCGCCCTATCGCGCCCCTCAAGGGATGGTGCCTCCCGTCCTTTTAAACGCTACGTATGATCAATGGCGGGACATCCGCTTCCAGACCGACAAGTCCCTCTGGCGTGCAGAAAAGCTCCCTTTCGAGGTCCAGTTCTTTCACCCCGGGCTCTACTACGACCGGACGGTCGCCATAAACATCGTGGATGAAGGAAAGGTTTCCAGGTATCCTGTGACGAAGAGCCTTTTCAACTACGGCAAAAACACGTTCGCACATGATATCCCTGACGACGTCGGGGCCGCAGGTTTCCGTTTCCACGCCCCCATAAAGACCAAGGACTACTATGACGAATTCCTTGTCTTTCTCGGCGCGAGCTACCTGCGAGCCGTGGCGCGTGATCACCATTACGGGCTCTCCGCCCGGGCCATCGCCGTGGATACCGCAACATCCACAGGCGAAGAATTTCCCTGGTTTCGGGAATTCTGGCTGGTGAAGCCCCGGCCGAAGGACACCACCATCAGCCTCTATGCCCTTCTCGACAGCCCGAGTCTAACCGGGGCCTATTCATTTAAGGCGACTCCTGGCGTGGAGACGGTCATAGACGTCCAGAGCGTCCTTTTTCTGAGAAAAAACGTCCAGAAACTCGGCATCGCGCCTCTCACGAGCATGTTCCTCTTTGGAGAAAACTCGAACCGCAAACCCCGCGAGGACTACAGGCCCGAGGTCCACGATTCCGACGGCCTTCTCGTCCATTTCGAGAGCGGAGAGTGGCTCTGGCGTCCTCTTCAGAACCCCAGAACCCTCCAGGTGAACACATTCAACGCCCCGAACATACGGGGCTTCGGTCTCCTTCAGCGGGATACGAAATTTCCTGACTACGAGGACCTGGAGGCCCGGTACGAAAACCGGCCGAGTGTCTGGATAGAACCCAAAGGCAACTGGGGCCCCGGCAAGCTGGAACTCGTCCAGATCCCTTCGACCGAAGAGATCCACGACAACATCGTCAGCTTCTGGGTGCCGGACCAGCAGCCACCCCCTGGCGAACCCGTCCGGTACGATTACACCATGCATTGGTTCACCCCTTCCATCAAGACCTCGCCACCCGGCTATGTCACAGCAACACGCATCGCCAGGGGAAAAGACGACAAAAGCTGGATTTTCGTCCTCGACTGGGACGGAGAGGCCATCAGAAAACTCAAGGAAGACTCCCAGCTCGAAGGCGTCGTAACTGTCACGAGCGAATGGGCGCGTCTCGTCCAGGTCCAGACATATCGAAACACGGTCACAGGAGGCTGGAGGCTCTCCTTCGAGATCGCCATCGATCCGGAAACCGCTATTGGAAAGGTCCTGCCCGACCGGAGGCCTCCTGTCGAGCTGCGGGCATTCCTGAAGGGGCCTGATTTATTCACAGAGACCTGGAGCTACGCCTTCAAACCCTGA
- the mdoH gene encoding glucans biosynthesis glucosyltransferase MdoH, translating to MALSVLEQHPGIQDTDVVPKLLEKVDPVALEDDPRLAPDISRSSMVPEHVPRKKWLTFLKALLWGKAMNEQTGRSGREYLNVPWCRAARRRRILLALVILIPTVAAVSTMGSVLPHQGSTPIEAAVLAVFSVLFAWISVGFWTAFFGFFTLLRRIDRMTVTHDMEKHSEAPRSHVRTAILFPVCNEDMDRVMAGVAATYLSVARTGLLPAFDFFILSDTQDPDAWMEELAAWRRTRDRLEASGRLFYRRRKVNIKRKSGNIADFCRRYGAKYTYMVVMDADSVMSGETLTRLVSIMEHKRNVGILQTAPSVSGRTTFLARVQQFANRAYGPMFAAGLHFMQLGDAQFWGHNAIIRIRPFMKHCALPRLSGRPPLGGDIMSHDFVEAALMRRAGWGVWLAFDLGGSYEESPPTLLAELKRDRRWCQGNLQHLRLLFTRGLFPAHRALFLNGAMAYGSAFLWFLFIVLSSVEAILEAVSLPVYFPVERSLFPTWPVWDPGWAMSLLATTGVLLFLPKAMSYVLILVKGRSRLFGGPIRLAISILAEILTSSLLAPIRMLFHSKFVFMTILGKEAGWGQQQRDDSGTSWRDAIRFHLGGTILAALWGSILFLYNRSFFWWITPIFLPLVLAIPISYLTSRAKLGLIARRIGIFLTPEEVEPPRELKELAIFQMENKSLTPSFGIPKGRGFARAILDPAIHFLHLSSLRRPRSLDPDIRIRREILVEKAIHEGPESLTAMEKKEILADPRSFSALHRRSWALPMDELERTWGMRVRE from the coding sequence ATGGCGCTTTCAGTACTGGAACAGCACCCAGGGATACAGGACACGGACGTCGTCCCCAAACTCCTCGAGAAGGTAGACCCAGTCGCCCTGGAGGATGATCCGCGTCTCGCCCCTGACATCTCCCGGTCAAGCATGGTCCCGGAACATGTCCCTCGAAAGAAGTGGCTCACCTTCCTTAAGGCCCTCCTTTGGGGTAAAGCCATGAACGAGCAAACCGGCCGGAGCGGCAGGGAATATCTTAACGTTCCATGGTGCCGGGCCGCGAGACGCAGACGCATCCTCCTCGCCCTTGTGATCCTTATTCCAACTGTGGCGGCCGTCTCGACCATGGGTTCTGTCCTTCCTCACCAGGGCTCTACCCCCATTGAAGCAGCGGTACTTGCCGTCTTCTCCGTCCTCTTTGCATGGATCTCCGTCGGATTCTGGACGGCATTCTTCGGATTTTTCACCCTTCTTCGACGTATCGACCGGATGACCGTCACCCACGACATGGAAAAACACAGTGAAGCCCCAAGGTCCCATGTCAGGACGGCCATCCTCTTTCCGGTCTGCAACGAAGACATGGACCGGGTCATGGCCGGGGTCGCGGCCACATACCTTTCGGTCGCGCGCACCGGTCTCCTTCCCGCCTTCGATTTCTTCATCCTGAGCGACACCCAGGATCCGGACGCCTGGATGGAAGAGCTGGCCGCATGGCGAAGGACGCGCGACCGACTCGAGGCCTCGGGCCGGCTTTTCTACCGACGCCGAAAGGTGAACATCAAACGGAAGAGCGGCAACATCGCCGACTTCTGCCGACGCTACGGGGCAAAATACACCTACATGGTGGTCATGGACGCGGACAGCGTCATGTCGGGCGAGACCCTTACGCGGTTGGTCTCCATCATGGAGCACAAGAGAAACGTGGGGATCCTCCAGACCGCGCCCTCGGTATCGGGCCGAACCACCTTTCTCGCCCGGGTCCAGCAGTTCGCAAACCGCGCCTACGGCCCCATGTTCGCCGCCGGGCTGCACTTCATGCAGCTAGGTGACGCCCAGTTCTGGGGACACAACGCCATCATCCGGATCCGGCCCTTCATGAAGCACTGCGCCCTCCCCCGTCTCTCCGGCCGCCCTCCCCTCGGAGGGGATATCATGAGCCACGACTTCGTGGAGGCGGCACTTATGCGCCGGGCCGGATGGGGGGTATGGCTCGCCTTTGACCTCGGGGGCAGCTACGAAGAAAGCCCTCCCACCCTCCTTGCCGAACTCAAGAGGGACCGCAGGTGGTGTCAGGGAAACCTCCAGCACCTCCGCCTCCTTTTCACGCGTGGACTTTTTCCAGCCCACCGGGCCCTGTTTCTGAACGGGGCCATGGCCTACGGCTCCGCCTTCCTCTGGTTCCTTTTCATCGTCCTTTCCTCAGTGGAGGCCATTCTTGAAGCCGTGAGTCTGCCAGTCTATTTCCCTGTAGAACGCAGCCTCTTCCCCACATGGCCGGTCTGGGACCCAGGCTGGGCCATGAGTCTTCTTGCCACAACCGGCGTTCTGCTCTTTCTCCCCAAGGCCATGAGCTATGTCCTCATCCTCGTCAAGGGCCGGTCGAGACTCTTCGGCGGGCCGATCCGCCTTGCCATAAGCATTCTGGCCGAGATCCTGACATCGAGCCTGCTCGCCCCCATCCGAATGCTCTTCCACAGCAAGTTCGTCTTCATGACCATCCTCGGGAAAGAAGCGGGCTGGGGACAACAGCAACGAGACGACAGCGGGACGTCCTGGAGAGACGCGATCCGATTCCATCTGGGAGGAACCATTCTCGCCGCCCTGTGGGGATCGATCCTTTTCCTCTACAACCGTTCCTTTTTCTGGTGGATCACGCCCATCTTTCTTCCCCTTGTCCTTGCGATCCCCATCTCATACCTCACAAGCAGGGCCAAACTAGGCCTGATCGCCCGGCGAATCGGCATCTTTCTGACCCCTGAAGAGGTAGAACCGCCCAGGGAACTCAAGGAATTGGCCATATTTCAAATGGAAAATAAGTCCCTTACCCCCTCCTTCGGGATCCCAAAGGGCAGGGGCTTTGCCCGCGCTATCCTGGATCCAGCCATCCACTTCCTCCATCTTTCCTCTTTGCGAAGACCACGTTCCCTGGACCCGGACATTCGGATCCGGCGTGAGATCCTTGTCGAAAAGGCCATCCATGAAGGGCCCGAATCCCTCACCGCCATGGAAAAGAAGGAGATCCTGGCCGATCCGAGGAGCTTTTCGGCCCTTCACCGCCGGTCCTGGGCCCTTCCCATGGATGAACTCGAACGGACATGGGGCATGAGAGTGAGAGAGTAA
- the pyk gene encoding pyruvate kinase: MPLSARTRIACTIGPASAKPEILEEFLRQGMSVARLNLAHGDFASHEDYVRLIRDASCKTGIRVAILADLPGPKYRVGRLLQDPMELRCEDDVVLSIGKEAKATGHIPVDVPGLAKAVRPGDAIFLSDGFLELRVKEVQEEDIICTVVVGGTLRSHKGINIPEIDLGAGAVTSYDHDCIAFAAQAGIDAISVSYVERPDDILEVRRIASSHGGYSPAVIAKIERRKAVQNLDALLEAADGIMVARGDLGVETPIEEIAIVQKRIIHAANRAGKPVITATQMLESMMENRRPTRAEVTDISNAILDGTDCVMLSEETAMGRYPVEAISMMARIATATERDRSERMAKEPFHPLADPKGGVSPKDIMASAVQVVAQRLHPLAIVVPTRSGTIARRLAKFRLPIGILAMCTEEKTCQRLQFTYGVTSQLIETFPPDWADFCRSWFKKRGITDGLVLLAQGPSSLRPQIPHRIDVVDLSVSP; encoded by the coding sequence ATGCCCCTCTCAGCCCGCACACGAATCGCATGCACTATCGGTCCGGCATCGGCAAAACCCGAGATCCTCGAGGAGTTTCTCCGACAGGGGATGTCAGTCGCAAGGCTCAACCTCGCCCATGGCGACTTTGCTTCTCATGAGGACTACGTCCGCCTGATACGCGATGCCTCCTGCAAAACAGGCATCCGGGTAGCCATCCTCGCCGACCTACCAGGCCCCAAATACAGGGTAGGGCGCCTTCTGCAAGACCCGATGGAGCTCCGCTGCGAAGACGATGTCGTCCTCTCCATCGGAAAGGAGGCCAAGGCTACCGGGCATATTCCTGTGGATGTACCCGGACTTGCCAAGGCGGTCCGGCCCGGAGACGCCATTTTCCTGAGTGACGGGTTCCTGGAACTCAGGGTAAAGGAGGTCCAGGAGGAAGACATTATCTGCACGGTCGTGGTCGGGGGGACGTTGAGATCCCACAAGGGGATCAACATACCTGAGATCGACCTGGGAGCCGGGGCCGTCACGTCATACGACCACGACTGCATCGCCTTTGCGGCCCAAGCCGGGATCGACGCCATCAGCGTCTCCTATGTGGAACGCCCGGATGACATCCTCGAGGTCCGGAGGATCGCCTCCTCCCATGGGGGGTACTCCCCGGCCGTCATAGCCAAAATCGAAAGGAGGAAGGCCGTCCAAAACTTAGATGCCCTGCTCGAGGCGGCTGACGGGATCATGGTCGCCCGGGGAGATCTCGGGGTGGAGACCCCAATAGAAGAGATCGCTATCGTCCAGAAACGGATCATCCATGCAGCCAACCGCGCTGGGAAACCCGTTATCACCGCGACCCAGATGCTCGAATCCATGATGGAAAACCGCCGTCCCACCCGTGCTGAGGTGACTGACATTTCTAACGCCATCCTCGACGGCACGGACTGCGTCATGCTCTCGGAAGAGACCGCCATGGGCAGATATCCGGTCGAGGCGATCTCCATGATGGCGAGGATCGCAACTGCCACTGAACGGGACCGGTCAGAGCGGATGGCAAAGGAACCGTTCCATCCGCTTGCCGACCCGAAAGGCGGAGTCTCGCCAAAGGACATCATGGCATCCGCGGTCCAGGTGGTCGCCCAAAGACTACATCCTCTTGCCATCGTCGTCCCGACTCGAAGCGGTACGATCGCCCGCAGGCTTGCCAAATTCAGGCTCCCTATCGGGATCCTTGCCATGTGCACAGAGGAGAAGACCTGCCAACGCCTTCAATTCACCTATGGCGTCACCAGCCAACTCATTGAGACCTTTCCTCCGGACTGGGCGGACTTCTGCCGCTCCTGGTTCAAGAAGCGCGGCATCACGGACGGACTCGTGCTACTCGCCCAGGGACCGTCTTCCCTGAGGCCACAGATCCCCCACCGGATAGACGTGGTGGATCTCTCGGTCAGCCCATAG
- a CDS encoding polysaccharide biosynthesis protein, with translation MKVATRLYLFRRLLRLRTWWAAFLHDIAWIPTSILLGFWVRFNFDPIPPDFLFGAWMLTGIAIPVQGILFWNLGLYRGIWRFASLPDLIRIFKAVSIGNVTIFTIAYLLRIEGIPRSLIFLYPILLAVGLSCPRLAYRWIKDHRFRMRDHDAKRTLVIGAGKAADTLVQDLVKQGRHILVGILDDDPRKKGRDIYGIPIIGRLDAIEDVIIQYDVELVLLAIPSASARLIQRIFSTCQGLGVDFRTLPSLAEIADGRIETSSLREIRIEDLLGREPVQLDTEEISRFLKGKRVLVTGAGGSIGSELCRQITMFRPQELILVDNGEYNLYQIEKEMNTPERAVSITTFLGDVRDESRMRFIFGLTRPEIVFHAAAFKHVPLVEKNPIEGVKTNVFGTKIVTDVSREFGVEKFVLVSTDKAVNPGNVMGASKRIAEIYCQNLNGRSSTLFITTRFGNVLGSSGSVIPLFKEQIAKGGPVTVTHKDMTRYFMTIPESCQLILQAGAIGEGGEIFVLDMGEPVRIVHLAEEMIRLSGLEAGRDIEIVYTGIRAGEKLHEELFHPSETPIGTRHPKIKLALSRAVDLRWIEDRLSALEKACEAYDIPRLRQLLTEMVPEYPYSSAPASTSSQVRTNATVH, from the coding sequence ATGAAAGTCGCGACCCGGCTCTACCTATTTCGGCGTCTCTTAAGGCTTCGCACTTGGTGGGCCGCCTTTCTCCACGATATCGCGTGGATCCCCACATCCATCCTCCTTGGTTTTTGGGTAAGGTTCAATTTCGACCCCATCCCTCCGGACTTTCTCTTCGGGGCCTGGATGCTGACCGGCATCGCAATCCCCGTTCAAGGGATACTTTTCTGGAACCTCGGCCTCTATCGGGGCATCTGGCGTTTTGCCTCCCTCCCCGACCTCATCCGCATATTCAAGGCCGTCTCCATCGGAAACGTAACGATCTTCACCATCGCCTATCTGCTGAGGATAGAAGGCATCCCCCGGTCACTCATCTTCCTTTATCCCATCCTCCTCGCCGTAGGGCTTTCGTGCCCCAGACTCGCCTACCGATGGATCAAGGACCACCGTTTTCGAATGCGCGACCACGACGCAAAAAGGACCCTCGTCATAGGGGCGGGCAAGGCGGCAGACACCCTCGTACAAGACCTCGTCAAACAGGGCAGGCACATCCTCGTCGGCATCCTTGACGACGATCCGCGAAAAAAAGGACGGGACATCTACGGCATCCCCATAATCGGTCGGCTCGATGCCATAGAAGACGTAATCATTCAGTACGACGTGGAACTCGTGCTCCTTGCCATTCCGAGTGCTTCGGCACGCTTGATCCAGCGGATCTTCTCCACATGCCAGGGACTCGGCGTGGACTTTCGGACCCTCCCATCCCTTGCGGAGATAGCAGACGGCAGGATCGAGACCTCATCGCTTCGAGAGATACGCATCGAGGACCTCCTCGGCAGGGAACCTGTCCAGTTGGATACGGAAGAGATATCCCGTTTTCTCAAGGGGAAAAGGGTCCTTGTCACCGGGGCCGGGGGTTCCATCGGCTCGGAACTCTGCCGTCAGATCACCATGTTCCGTCCCCAGGAACTCATTCTTGTCGATAATGGGGAATACAATCTCTATCAAATCGAAAAGGAGATGAACACCCCGGAAAGGGCCGTATCCATCACGACCTTCCTGGGCGACGTCAGAGACGAATCCCGCATGCGTTTCATCTTCGGACTGACCCGCCCCGAGATCGTTTTTCACGCCGCCGCCTTCAAGCACGTCCCACTCGTGGAAAAAAATCCCATTGAGGGTGTCAAGACCAACGTCTTCGGGACCAAGATCGTGACGGACGTCTCCCGGGAATTCGGGGTGGAAAAATTCGTCCTCGTCTCCACGGACAAGGCAGTGAACCCCGGAAACGTCATGGGCGCGAGCAAGAGGATCGCCGAGATTTACTGCCAGAACCTGAATGGGCGTTCTTCCACGCTTTTCATCACGACACGTTTCGGAAACGTTCTCGGATCAAGCGGATCGGTCATCCCCCTCTTCAAGGAACAGATCGCCAAGGGAGGACCCGTGACTGTCACACATAAGGACATGACACGCTATTTCATGACCATCCCCGAGTCCTGTCAACTCATCCTCCAGGCCGGGGCGATCGGAGAAGGTGGAGAAATATTCGTCCTCGACATGGGAGAACCGGTCAGGATCGTTCATCTCGCCGAGGAGATGATCCGGCTTTCCGGCCTTGAGGCCGGGCGGGACATCGAGATCGTCTATACCGGCATCCGCGCCGGAGAAAAACTCCATGAGGAGCTCTTCCATCCCTCCGAGACCCCCATCGGAACCCGGCACCCGAAGATCAAACTCGCCTTGTCCCGAGCCGTTGACCTGCGCTGGATCGAGGACCGCCTCTCCGCCCTTGAAAAGGCCTGTGAAGCCTATGACATCCCCCGGCTCCGGCAACTCCTCACGGAGATGGTGCCGGAGTATCCGTATAGTTCTGCACCCGCTTCGACGTCATCCCAGGTCCGGACCAACGCGACGGTTCACTGA
- a CDS encoding response regulator, which yields MSHELRTPLNAVCGIAEILDAYVPDGEGRGLLSDLSAAARHLTSLIGDVLDFSKIESGKLVIEDKDFDLMRIFRELEGSFAAQARIKGISFTLVLDPSIPRVLRGDPLRVKQILYNLVGNAFKFVNEGLVTVTVRYGVDESGESPRMVISVADTGPGIPEDQIEAVFSPFEQTEHGRKAGGTGLGLSISRELARLMGGDITLKSRCGHGTTFTVTLALPEGDPSGITGEECPSTVVSGGRALVVDDVPLNRKVLRLFLQKDGWTVVEAGSGEEVLSILAMDAGFDMIFMDISMPGMDGMEVTRRIRQLPNHVRIPVVAVTAHALAGDQERFLAAGMDGYVVKPIRLKHVRNEIARLLSAPAAASTRLAGAGPSPVSRDDSSQPLDLVALVATCQGNEELARELIEDLLRELKGWVREVDDRLQAGDLGGVRKICHLIRGTASTVAAERLAQAAGDLGGMIREERLGEIPEGHLRLGAAVRELRDWWAALSFSEPSRWSGPGMTSKRVQNYTDTPAPSP from the coding sequence ATGAGCCATGAACTCCGGACCCCGCTCAACGCGGTCTGCGGGATCGCCGAGATCCTGGATGCATACGTACCGGACGGGGAGGGTAGGGGGCTTCTCTCCGACCTATCTGCGGCGGCCCGGCATCTCACGTCCCTCATCGGGGACGTCCTGGATTTTTCCAAGATAGAATCCGGAAAACTCGTCATCGAAGACAAGGACTTTGATCTGATGCGGATCTTTCGGGAACTCGAGGGGAGTTTTGCGGCGCAGGCCCGCATCAAGGGGATCTCGTTCACGCTCGTTCTTGATCCCTCCATCCCAAGGGTCCTTCGGGGGGATCCCCTCCGGGTGAAGCAGATCCTCTACAATCTCGTGGGAAACGCCTTCAAGTTTGTAAACGAAGGGCTCGTCACGGTAACCGTACGATACGGAGTTGATGAATCCGGCGAGTCACCCCGGATGGTCATCTCGGTCGCGGATACCGGACCCGGGATCCCGGAGGACCAGATCGAGGCCGTTTTTTCCCCCTTCGAGCAGACGGAACATGGGAGAAAGGCCGGAGGAACCGGGCTTGGTCTTTCCATCTCGAGGGAGCTAGCCAGACTTATGGGAGGGGATATCACCCTGAAAAGCCGCTGCGGCCACGGGACCACCTTTACGGTCACATTGGCCCTTCCCGAGGGCGATCCGTCCGGGATCACTGGAGAGGAATGTCCTTCTACGGTTGTCTCCGGTGGAAGGGCCCTTGTCGTGGACGACGTTCCCCTCAACAGGAAGGTCCTGAGGCTTTTCCTCCAAAAGGACGGCTGGACGGTTGTGGAGGCGGGATCCGGCGAGGAGGTCCTCTCCATCCTGGCCATGGATGCCGGTTTTGACATGATCTTCATGGACATCTCCATGCCGGGCATGGACGGGATGGAGGTCACCCGGAGGATCAGGCAACTCCCGAATCATGTCCGGATCCCGGTGGTGGCGGTCACGGCCCATGCCCTCGCTGGAGATCAGGAGAGGTTTCTTGCCGCAGGGATGGACGGCTACGTGGTCAAGCCCATCAGGCTCAAGCATGTGAGAAACGAGATCGCCCGGCTCCTTTCCGCCCCTGCCGCGGCCTCCACACGCCTTGCAGGAGCCGGGCCGTCTCCCGTCAGCCGGGACGACTCCTCCCAGCCCCTGGATCTCGTCGCCCTTGTGGCCACCTGTCAGGGAAACGAGGAACTCGCACGCGAGCTGATTGAGGATCTGCTGCGTGAATTAAAGGGATGGGTCAGGGAGGTGGACGACAGGCTTCAGGCAGGGGACCTGGGCGGGGTTCGAAAGATCTGCCACCTTATCCGCGGGACTGCCTCCACGGTGGCGGCGGAAAGGCTCGCCCAGGCGGCAGGGGATCTCGGCGGCATGATTCGGGAAGAAAGGTTGGGCGAGATCCCGGAAGGCCATCTCCGGCTCGGGGCCGCTGTCCGGGAACTCCGGGACTGGTGGGCCGCCCTTTCGTTCAGTGAACCGTCGCGTTGGTCCGGACCTGGGATGACGTCGAAGCGGGTGCAGAACTATACGGATACTCCGGCACCATCTCCGTGA
- a CDS encoding PAS domain-containing protein — MEDYLSRLQEELRIVRASRDRYRSLVDSLPVGVALMDRSFRIVSANRAFACFVGRDVRDVAGLDLAMAFGVEKGDLQAVSMLPEGGSWGLSLRVPGQEGEKGASMSRSPRISTPRGSSRFSPWMRRSERNWRYSTRNFSGTCRSGHSGRRWMVI, encoded by the coding sequence GTGGAAGACTACCTGTCCCGACTCCAGGAAGAACTACGAATCGTAAGGGCATCCAGGGATCGGTACCGGTCCCTCGTGGATTCCCTGCCCGTCGGGGTGGCCCTGATGGATCGCTCCTTCCGGATCGTCTCTGCAAACCGTGCCTTTGCTTGTTTCGTCGGCCGGGACGTCCGGGACGTGGCGGGATTGGATCTTGCCATGGCCTTCGGGGTCGAAAAAGGGGATCTCCAGGCCGTCTCCATGCTTCCCGAAGGGGGTTCATGGGGTCTATCCCTCAGGGTGCCAGGGCAGGAGGGGGAGAAAGGTGCCTCGATGTCACGTTCTCCGCGGATTTCGACCCCGCGGGGCTCGTCTCGGTTTTCGCCCTGGATGCGACGAAGCGAACGAAACTGGAGGTACAGCACGAGGAACTTCTCAGGCACCTGCCGGTCGGGGCATTCCGGGCGACGATGGATGGTGATCTGA
- a CDS encoding response regulator, whose translation MTSLDYQLPDGTGLDVARGLRARHPSPPMVMLTARGGSVPMSESISAGVSEFMEKPVDADKILNVIEAGIGRP comes from the coding sequence ATGACATCCTTGGACTATCAGCTTCCGGACGGCACCGGGCTCGACGTAGCACGGGGGCTGAGGGCGAGACATCCGTCCCCGCCCATGGTCATGCTCACGGCTCGGGGTGGAAGCGTTCCCATGTCCGAGTCCATATCGGCCGGGGTCTCCGAGTTCATGGAAAAGCCCGTGGACGCGGATAAGATCCTTAACGTGATCGAGGCCGGCATCGGCCGGCCCTGA